In Congzhengia minquanensis, a single genomic region encodes these proteins:
- a CDS encoding metal-dependent transcriptional regulator codes for MKIKESAENYLEAILMLKSKNGNVRSIDIANYLNFTKPSVSVAMKSFREEGYITVDADGGILLTEKGLAIAEKMFERHQIIAKALMALGVDEETAYEDSCKIEHDISSLSFEKIKEHLTKHNIF; via the coding sequence ATGAAGATAAAAGAATCTGCTGAAAATTATCTTGAAGCAATTTTAATGCTAAAAAGCAAAAACGGCAACGTGCGCAGCATTGACATTGCAAACTATTTAAATTTTACTAAACCCAGCGTTTCCGTGGCAATGAAGTCATTCCGTGAGGAGGGCTACATCACAGTCGACGCAGACGGGGGAATTTTGCTTACCGAAAAGGGGCTTGCCATTGCCGAAAAAATGTTTGAACGGCACCAAATTATTGCAAAGGCGCTTATGGCTCTGGGGGTTGACGAAGAAACCGCCTATGAGGACAGTTGTAAAATTGAACATGATATCAGTTCGTTAAGCTTTGAAAAAATAAAAGAACACCTGACAAAACATAACATTTTTTAG